In Brachyhypopomus gauderio isolate BG-103 chromosome 18, BGAUD_0.2, whole genome shotgun sequence, the sequence TGCTGGGTTCCACAGACCCAGACCAAGAAAAGACACACAAAAGTCTGCTTGgcctttgcaaatgctcatctGGACAAAGAAGAAGACTTCTGGTCATCTGTTtcatggtcagatgaaacaaaAATGTAATGGTTTGCCACAATGAtgtatccttcatttggtgtaaaaacaccatccccactgtcaaCCATGGTGGTGGGAACTTAATGATTTGGGGGTGTTTTTCAACAAGAACATCAGACAGTTTGCAGAGAAACTTGGCCTTGGGCACCCGTAGACATTTCAGCACaacaatgacccaaaacacacatcaaAAGTGGTGAAGAAATGGTTAGAGGATGTTTTGCAGTGGTCCAACCAGAGTCCTGACTTGAATATAATTGAGAATCTGTGGAGGGAGTTAAAGAtcagggtggtggtgaggagacCCTCCATTCTGAAAGATTTGGAGCTCATCGCTAAAGATGAACAGGCAAAAATACCAGTGGAGACATGCAAAACGCTGCTAGGCAAGTATAGGACGCATTTGATTGCTGTAGTAGCCAATAAAGTCTTTTCTATTGATTTCTGAGAAGGGTatgaataattttggacatgcCACTTATTGCTCAAATGTAatatatgaaaaatatttttcCACAATGATCCTTCTTGTACTTCATCTTACTATCTTCTGGAAGATAGCTGTTCCACGTCCAGTCAAATAAATAGTTGGTTGAATAAAAATATCTAAGTCAAAAATTTGCCAGGAGTATGAATAATTTCGGGCAGCACTGTAGTTCAACTTTATTCAGTTTTACAAATTGAAAATAATTCATCTTCCTGCTTGGTCAGTGGGGGGTACTAACATGGCTCCTGGGGGTCGAGGGGGCAAAGATGGTCGCACGTCTTGGGCGGGTTGAGTGCTGGGGTGAGAGGCggaaggaggagggggaggggcacctCCTTTTTTTAATTCAGGTCCTGGAATCAAAAATACTTCagtgtaatttttttaaatggccATCATTTTCAACATAACTACTCTCTTCTAAAATCTCCCATAGTTTGGGTATAATAATGTACAGTCTGTTTTAACAGCTAAGGGCTCACTAAAGTACATGACTGAAATGTATTCATACAGGAAACATTCACCCGACTGACATGCATTAGGGTAACCTCTGGACTACATGACAGGAGCTAAAAATGAAACCTTTCGATAAACTTTCTTCCCATTTTGAGCTTCCCAGTTTTGCACAGGCTAACAGCTAACAAGTCAAAATAGACCTCACTAAAGGAGGAACTTCAAGAACAGAACAGAttgtaataaatgtaataaatgtggCAGATTTTTTTTACCTCATCGTATGAACATCCTACTATACACAGAACCTCATGACTGAGGGATGCAGGTAAAATCGTGAAAATCTTTTTGTTCATTTGAAGCAAAAAGACTGTTATAATGTATATCATGATGAGGATCAGGTAGCCTATATGTCCAAAACCCAGCAAACCTTTAATCTGAGAAAACTTAGATTGTGCAGATTGTTTTTGATATAAACAGAGGATTGAATTACATCAGGTAATATGTGTCCCTTCCACTCTTAAGGGAgtgaaagacaaaaacaaactaATGAGCTAATCTCTAGAAACAATCACAAATCTACCATTTCCATTTATGACCATTTTTCTTAATCCTCTGCCATTCTCGTCCTTGCAAATTCAATTTAGGTGAATGTTCACTGACATGGTAGCCTCATATTCCTCAGACACAAGTAGAAGCAGAAGTTTTTGATTGCTGATCAGCTTTTTGAAACACACTAGACACTAGAACATTGACTTCCTAGATCTCTTTTTTGCGATTTAATCTGTCCATTCCTTTAGAATAAATGGTGAAAGCATGTCTGCTTAACAAGAAAACAAGAAAGCTAAAGGAGGGATCACTTACCCTCGCTAGGAAGTTCTACATTTTTCTTGAATTTCTCCAAGTTGACTCTGAGTGGTCTGTTAGGTTTGCTTGGGGCACTGCCCAGTGCCAGAATATTAGGTAAAGGCTTTCGTTTAGGGGCTGAAGGCTCATCGTTTGCTGACTCTGTACAAGTCCCAGAGGGTTTGTGCCGGTAGCTGGGCTTTTTCGTGATTATGGGGCCTGGGCCTGGGGGATCTTTCAAGCTTGGTAATTTGGGGTCATCCTTGGCTTCTTCAGCTTTGTTGAACTTGTTGTGGGCAGCACGGAAGCTTGAAGGCTTTACGCCTAAACCTGAGATTGGCTTCACAGCAGAGTCTCCATCTTTGCTATCATCAGTCTGCTGCCGAAAGAGGGCAAGGTTACTCTTCGGTTTGGTCATGGTGGACAACTTGGGAGGTGTGAGGCTTGGACTGCTCTCGTTTTCTGGCTTCCATAACGGCTTGTTTGTGATGGGTGGCGGCTTGGGAAACCTGATGTCTGGTGTGTTCTTGACGTCTGGCGTGGAGCTATTCACAGTGGGCTTCTGGGCCGGGGGCTTGGGGAAAAGAGGCTTTTGTTCAACATCATGGGATGGGTCTGGCGATTTGGGCTTGAGGGTTTTTGGAAAAGGAGGGGTTCTGCTTTCCTCGTTCGCACCAGCGTTCTCGAATCTGCTCACGAGGGCTTTTGGCTTCATGGCCTCTCGTGACTCAGAGTTGCTCTTAGTGGAGGCTGCTGTGTTCTTCAGGTAGCTGGATATTGGTGTAGAGGGGTTAGGGGCAGCGGCGCTGCCCGAGAGAGTCGTCTCCAGCACAGGTTTCTTGGATGGGACTGTGGGCCCAGATAAAGTGGGGTGGACAGCGGCTTTCGGACGGCCCCCAGCACCCACCTCCACGGATGTACCTCCGGTCTGGAAGCGAGCCATAATGGCTTTTACATCAGACTTGTTGTCCTGGAgataaaaaccaaaaaaaaaaagaaagaggagTTAAGAGTGATAAGAATGTTAAGTAAGAAAGTAATTCTATGTGTTGTAAAACAAATGAATAATGAATGGTTTTCTGTTGATTGAAAGATAATTAAACACATTCTTTTCTCTTCTTTAATCAAAACTAAACACTCAAAAACAAAGCAGAATTCATTTTATAGGCTAATAGATCTGTACGTTAAGAACATTTATTCACACCCTCTAGGTTCTGGTCAATAATCCCCCTACCGTGCGAATCCAGTGCTAGCTTCTTTGAGTTCACAGTCTGACTGAGATGACACAGGAACTGAGCACTGAGCAAAAGTATCACCTTAAACTACGTTAGCAGGAAGTTACTAGGCGTACAAAGAGACCAGTTGTCAGACAGTAAAGAAACCTAATTCCATTTAAGATTGAACATCAATAGACTAACTATTATAAAGAGGGAGTTCTGTGTCTTCTGTGTCACTTTCTGTGTcacttttatttacatttggtttgtttatttactcTATTCTAAACCACACTGCTGTGAAACAGTAGTCTGGGACCATGTACATCTGAATAGCTTTGAAATATTCATCTCAAAATAGAACAGAGGGATACATGTAATTTCATATGTTGGATCTTACCCTAGCCACAGTACAGAATTTAGCCCCAAAATAAATGTCAGAGGAAATTAATAAATGTCTAAGTTTTGGTTTAAGGACATGACCTATTTGTTTTGAAAGCCCAGTTAGGAAATGTCACATGCTGGCAGTTTTCAGCAGAGAAACAACAGTAGCATTAAATGAAAAACACCCCTTGTGAAAATGCCCAGTGTTTCATTACTAGACGTGGAGTAATGTCTTGCAGAGAAAGACTCGTCAGGCTTGGAATTAATCCTGCAGGCTGGACTGGTGTATGTGCGCCCAGCGGACACACCCTGACTAATGAGTACTGTTTTAATCGGGACAGACCGATCGCCAGGAAGTACAGATAAGCAACAGCTCGAGTGGGAACTACAAACTAGGCTGTTAACACGTACCGCAGCAGCTAGAGAAGAAAAGAGGAACTTGTCGTTGGATGCTGGAACATGCACTCACCAGTATCAATTACACTATAACGTGTCCTTCGTACAAACACATGGCCTTGCATCACCATGTTTGGATTAGTGGCAAGCTACATGAAAAAAATGTGCAAATTCCAAGTAAGCAGCTTGTCTAGTTGTTGCCAAGCGTTTACCTGACACAAGTGTTACAGAATGCACATACTTTGTTACAGATGCATAACCAGAGACTGTGTGTGCTTTATGACATGCTAAACACACATTGCGTGACTTTGTACATTTTGAAAATGTAACAAATTCAGTCAAATTGCTGCAAGAGGCACGTTACAGAAATGGTGACACGTTCTGGCACTATCAGAACATCTCAACATTGAACTATACATTGTATTATATACAttaattgtatatatatattgtgttcTATACATTCTGAGTGGGTACAGTGAAGAATTAAAAGACATGTAGACCTTGCTACAGGCAAAGAGGAAGCTTTGGTGATTAAGTAAGCCAAATTTGCAACCCCACGTTATTGACTTACACAACGCTGTTTGACATTGCAAAAAAACTCCAGAATTTCCAAGCTAGTTTCAGCTTGTGTCATTTGGTAGAATTCATAATAATAGCTGTTGTCTAAAATGTCGTTTTCTAACCATATgagcagaaaaaaaaagttccaATACACATTCACATAAATGTGGCACTGGACAAAGGCCAAATTTTGGGCTTGATGGAACTTCACCACATTTTCTCTGCACAAGGTATGTACATACTTCAAAGGACAAAGTGAGTCCTGCCCTGGGTAGCCTCACTATTACATATTTGCCTATTTGCCCCTGAGCTGTGTATttacatgtatgtgtatatatatatatatatatatatatatatatatatatatatatatatatatatatatatatatatatatatatacatattttatCCCACACTACTCAGACTTAAGCACTGTCAATACACTGTGAATACGTACAGTCTACACTAGACAAGCCTGAACATTTCCCACTAATAACTAGAAAAAAAGGAGCCGCACTCACCATGTTGGGATCAGGTTCCTGCCAAGCGTCTTCATGAGCTGATTTCACTAGTTGCAAGTGCGAGTATGTGAATGTGTCTTGGTATGCAAGGGACTGCGTTCGTAACCTCAGTAccagtgtggtgagtgttacTTCCCCTCTCTGACGATGGACTCCAGTTCAGCCATCACAGGAAGCCATATCACTTGCTCCATCTCTTCTATATTTGCCTATTCCACGGTGTACCTCTGCTTTCTCCATAGAAACCGACAGCAGACAGGGCAGAGAGGAGCATTGCACTTTTGTTTATCTTGGTAATAAACCATTTCTTGTTAACAATAACCAGCATCTGATGTATGAACTAATGTATACCAGTGTTTTTTGGtttgttcgttttttttttctttttttttgctgttgtttttttttcacaaaGACAAAACTGTCAAACTGTGAGTAGAGCCGGCCACATGTAAGACGATTATCACAATAGACAACTCAGAAGAAAGCAAGCCACAAACAGCAAGccgagagaagaggaggagagttcAGTTCAAGGCTGACTTCTCTCTCGTAGTGTTTTAAAAAGCTCCTTTCCTTTTTACTTTTTGCtactctttttttgttttttaagagGAAGTAAATCCCCCTAATTAGAATAGACATATGATAACATCTTTTCCAGGTATAATTACTTTATTTTggatgtttagttttttttttacatgtcacAAGCTTGTGATTatatacttgaaaatgtttcgCCAGTGTTTAACCACAGACATTTTTGGACTTGGCCCGTAATGAACATTACCAAGTGTTTGTCCCACCCCCTAGTTGCTTTGGTACAATATGTTTATGTTATAAGGTGAATTTCTACATTTACATTGTCAAATAAACATCACAGGCTGTGCATTAACCACATGGTCATTGTTAAATATCAAATCCAATGTCCTGGAGTTCAGggccaaaataaacaaaaactgtGTCACAGCCTAAATATTCACAGCCTTAACTGCGTATTCCTGTATATTAACAGATGTGATTTTATTCATTAACAGGGAGATCGATGTTGGTATCTGTTAATATGGGGGAACCTGATGGTTAGTATTCAGTATTCAAGTCATTGCCTATTtggaatgaaaggaaaactggCCTCATGAAAGAAAACAGGATTTATTGGGCTCCCCATAtgttttgtatattttgtaatatttagatatttgtttcattcttAAAAGGAAAACAGGCAAATAAATCCATCCTGGAAATCCGATGGTGTCTTTGTGTTCAGATGGTAATTGTCTTGACATTGTGCATGACAGAAAACCAGCATCACATTTCCCAATGTCATTTCGCCAAAACATCTTCACAGATTCACCTCTAGTTACACAATGTGTGAGGTAGGGAACAATGAACACATTTCTGTTTGTGGATTTAACGTCCCCATCATCCCTTAAGTTAAATCCACTTTATAGTTCAAAAGATGGCAGTTATATTTCAGGTTTGCCCATCAGACTATTGTAAATTGCCCAGAAAGAAATAACTGAAGGATATGTAAGCTTTAAATAAGGCAGCCTATAATAACAAGGTAGCAAACAAGCTTTTGCATGGCGTTGCGTAAATACAGATGAATAATACATCCAAATGTACTTTCCCAGTGTTTTGCCCCACAGTGGCATTCCCCTGAACTGTGTGCCCTGTATGCATCTGTGTGGAATCTGTGTTCACGCTGATCCATGATACAGACAGCTGTCCTCAGTCTCTTCCATGGTAACTGGAGGCCCTATCCCCACCCCTGTCTTCTGGGCAGTGGATTCTGAGGGCTTTCTGCAACTGTACTTCTTGTTGGCGTAACTCCATGGAGTCCACTAGGTCATAGATGTTGGCCATGGACCACATCGGGGAGGTAAACCACGCTTTGACATCTCCGTCcttccccaccaccaccatactAAAGTAGTCCCTGGTGATCTTGAGCTGATCCCGTAGTCTCTTCACCACATCCTGAGACAACGGCTCCCCCTCAGACTGACTTTTGCCTAGAGGACAGGAGACACGCTGATGCTTTATTAATGCAAATATTCCAACATGTGGTCGTAAACTTAACAAAATAAGGAGAAGGCATTATGTATTATCAGTCTGTTATAGCTTATAACGTACCGTTCAGTGGAAACAGCTCAACAGTGCCTGAAGCTGTCGGACCTTTGCCCACCAACTTCAGCAAAGCAAAATGGCGGATACCTGCAGAGTACAATTAGAAAGAGGTCTGACTGAAATTGAAGAACATCATGTCACAAGTGTTCTTCTGTAGGGCTGTTTTTTGAGTAGCCCAGTACGTGATCTCACCCATCTGGCACTCCTGCCCGATAAGAACTTGAAGCTGCTGATGAAGAAGATAGTCATCCTCAGTGGGTGCAGAGATGACTAAAAGTCTCCTTTTGGACATAAACCTTAATGTGTAGGAGAAAAAATGCATAAGAATTTGAATAGGTTTTACTCTGATGATAACTCCTTATGTTTACTCTTTGTAGTGCTTTTCTGTACAGATAATCTACCTGAGCAGTGAATTCTCCTCCTCGTTATTTGACTCAGAAGGAGCACAGGGTGAAGATCCTTTCTTCTCCTGTTCTTTCTCCAACTGCCGTGACGGGAAGCTATCAATGTAATTTATGATATCCAATGCGGTTGTTGGtaaatcaaacactttctgaaaCTGAAATCATAATAAGGGATTACAGTTACACTTAATGGGCATCTTACTTTAGGTAAGCGTAAGGCTCAGTGAAGATAAATAAAAAGGTTCTTACATTAGGTCTCATGTCATAGTCAGCCACCACCATGGAGAATTCCTTGGACACAAGTCCATATTCTTCACGTATTTGACTGATCGAATCAGGGTTTTTGAAGCTGTCTGGCAATGAGGGCAGTTGAAGATCTCCATCTGCACAAAGGTTTTGCACTAACGTTTGCACATGTAAAGATCTCTCAAAAAGAAAGAGAGCTCCATCACAAACCGCCTGCTGTTTTCAATCAAAAGCATCTGGCGTTACACAGCATAACAAACCAgttggaagaggaggagagtagGAGACGGGACTGCCCCGCTACCTTGCTGGTAGTGTTGTAGACGCAAGGTGGAGCTATGATCTGAGCCCAGCACAGCCAGCACAGTAACCTTGCGGAATGCAAAGTCACAGCTATGCAGCTCATTGTCGTCTCTTTGTTGGATGTACTGACTGGAGACTTCACTGGGAGAAGAAATCACCTGCACCATAAATAGTACTGAAGGTATAGAAAATAATAACGATAATGTATGTGATGTCAACTGGAGTGCTAGCTACATAGAAGCACACATTTAAACACACCTATGTGTACTTACGAGAAGTCTTCTTTTGCCCTTGAGCTGATCCGTGAACCCTTTAAGGTCTGTCCTTCCTGTATTGTCTCTTTGTGATTTCTTTCCTCCCCTTTTCCCCTTCTTCTTCTGTCCGTTCTTCTTTCCTCTGCCTTTCTTTTTGGATTTTCCACTTTCGTCTCTTCGCTCACCTTTGACCTCCTTGTCTCCTGTGAAGCCACCTGAGCTTGCTCCGTCTCCTTTATCCACTTTAGAAGCAGAGTCTTGATTATTCTCCACGTTCACTGCCGCCtggtctcctccaccttctgtgGTCTTTCTTTTATTGGCAGGTTTTGGCTTTGCTTCTTCGTTTGTGCCAGACGTTGCTGCGGTCACCGCTTTTCCTTCCCCAGAGCTCGAGGGAGGTTTATGGATGATGAATCTGGATCGTCCATCGAGAATATCTCTAACTCGACTTCTAATGGCAGCCTTTTTGTCCAGGGCTGGTTGGTGTGGATGAAAGATTGATGTAACATTTGCCTTCTTCTGGGCACTAAAGGTCTGTTTTTTGTCAGGACCTGACTGCTTCACCACTAACCTCTTCTTTGTGATCTTGCATTTCTGCTGCAAGCCTTTCCTGGCGACCTTTTCCAGCTTACGCACGGGGAGCTGGTCGATGACTTCCAGAATGGCATCAACGTGGACAGGGTAAGGGAACCTCTCACTCACCTTTAAGTTTTTCTTCAGGATCAACATGGAGAAGGTCTGGTGTTCCAGCTCCAGGTAATGGAGCAGTTTAGTGACCATGTCGGAGTCCATGACTTCTTCTGTAACCTGCCCCTGCATGGTTGTACGTTGGATTTTGCCCTCCATCATGGCGTTCTGAACGATGATCAGAATGATGGTGTCCCTCTCTGCTAAGCGGCAGTACAGCCCCTCCGACTCTCGGATCTGTTTCTCCATCATGCGCAAGTAGTTATCACCATGTGACGGGGCAGTGATCACCCACAAACGTTTCTTTCCAGCAAATTCTGACAAGAAGTCGGTCTCTGAAGCCCCCATGGAACCTCTCTCACCAGCTCGCTCAGCTCCAGCACGTTCCCGGGGGCCCGCCGGCTCACCCCTCGACTCACCCCTCGCCTCACCCCTCGCCTCACTCTGCTTGTTCATGCCCGCCCCGGCTGAAAGCACAGAGCTGCACCTCCACAGAATGAACCCAACCAGCACTGTGCTCACACTACGCATACCGATCAGAAGTGTAAGATACCGTAGTGCAAAATGAAGTCCCCCGCCGTAGCTTGCGACCGCCCCTAACCCGAAGACcgagcagacagagagagggagaagcggCCTCTGGTTCACATTAGCATTTGAGACGCTTCTGGAATTCCTGAGCTTCAAAAGAACGGCGTGGCATGTGCTTCAGCTTTCTGCGTTGCACGGCGAAGTGTGTGAAGTAGGCTGAGCACCAAGAAATGCAtcagttggggggggggcactgaaACATGACTCGCATGCCCCTGCAGCCCTGACTGCCATTATCTAAAGCAACACGCTGTTGTCTGTTATCTGTAATAAAGTCAGCTTTCACACATAGGTTCTGTAACTCTTACATCCTGTGTTCCCTATTGCAGGTTGGATGAAACTTCGATGTGGGTGTTCTCCACTGTGTGTAAGGTTAAACTTACTCAGTTCAGGAAATACA encodes:
- the fyb1b gene encoding FYN-binding protein 1 isoform X5, yielding MDNKSDVKAIMARFQTGGTSVEVGAGGRPKAAVHPTLSGPTVPSKKPVLETTLSGSAAAPNPSTPISSYLKNTAASTKSNSESREAMKPKALVSRFENAGANEESRTPPFPKTLKPKSPDPSHDVEQKPLFPKPPAQKPTVNSSTPDVKNTPDIRFPKPPPITNKPLWKPENESSPSLTPPKLSTMTKPKSNLALFRQQTDDSKDGDSAVKPISGLGVKPSSFRAAHNKFNKAEEAKDDPKLPSLKDPPGPGPIITKKPSYRHKPSGTCTESANDEPSAPKRKPLPNILALGSAPSKPNRPLRVNLEKFKKNVELPSEGPELKKGGAPPPPPSASHPSTQPAQDVRPSLPPRPPGAIRMQDEDYDDIGGSADQDEGSGSDEMYEDLEDRWSATEAKEQEKKREKEEKRRAEQEKKDQKDREKKEQEARKKFKLSGPLQVIHKVKVRVDCKGGKNDLNIKQGETIEVLRVTENPEGRWLARTQDGSYGYVKTESVEIDFDKLKNQSLSRPTQITSDDVYDDVAPQDELNRSSGPGVILPPPPEGEDVYDDLDDPSLMVMVPPPPQFSPEGNADQSAPPTGDEIYDDVESFPTPPPVSSLAQLKSKSAKGDKVDDPKKQKKFEKEEKDFRKKFKFEGEIKVLYQVTVKSNKKASGKDLSVQAGEVLDVISNADQDKLICRTKEGKFGYVLASNTQTEDNDEIYDDIGDDCIYDND
- the ccdc80l2 gene encoding coiled-coil domain-containing protein 80, which produces MRSVSTVLVGFILWRCSSVLSAGAGMNKQSEARGEARGESRGEPAGPRERAGAERAGERGSMGASETDFLSEFAGKKRLWVITAPSHGDNYLRMMEKQIRESEGLYCRLAERDTIILIIVQNAMMEGKIQRTTMQGQVTEEVMDSDMVTKLLHYLELEHQTFSMLILKKNLKVSERFPYPVHVDAILEVIDQLPVRKLEKVARKGLQQKCKITKKRLVVKQSGPDKKQTFSAQKKANVTSIFHPHQPALDKKAAIRSRVRDILDGRSRFIIHKPPSSSGEGKAVTAATSGTNEEAKPKPANKRKTTEGGGDQAAVNVENNQDSASKVDKGDGASSGGFTGDKEVKGERRDESGKSKKKGRGKKNGQKKKGKRGGKKSQRDNTGRTDLKGFTDQLKGKRRLLVISSPSEVSSQYIQQRDDNELHSCDFAFRKVTVLAVLGSDHSSTLRLQHYQQDGDLQLPSLPDSFKNPDSISQIREEYGLVSKEFSMVVADYDMRPNFQKVFDLPTTALDIINYIDSFPSRQLEKEQEKKGSSPCAPSESNNEEENSLLRFMSKRRLLVISAPTEDDYLLHQQLQVLIGQECQMGIRHFALLKLVGKGPTASGTVELFPLNGKSQSEGEPLSQDVVKRLRDQLKITRDYFSMVVVGKDGDVKAWFTSPMWSMANIYDLVDSMELRQQEVQLQKALRIHCPEDRGGDRASSYHGRD